A single window of Candidatus Polarisedimenticolaceae bacterium DNA harbors:
- a CDS encoding ABC transporter ATP-binding protein has product MNERILEARGLVKSYRSGEKALPVLRGLDLDVAAGEAVAVVGDSGVGKSTLLHILGGLDLPDDGTVAFRGRDRVFPRAGDLSEYRNREVGFIFQFHHLLPEFTALENVEMPFRIGRRPGDPSGPSREILERLGLADRLTHRPSALSGGEQQRVAIARAVAPGPAVVLADEPTGNLDPGTGAAVFEMLRSLQEERRFALVVATHSERVAHGCDRMLRLVEGRLRAMEEGEATRYFGGEGADGADVE; this is encoded by the coding sequence ATGAATGAGCGGATCCTCGAAGCGCGGGGCCTCGTCAAGAGCTACCGGAGCGGCGAGAAGGCGCTCCCCGTCCTGAGGGGGCTCGACCTCGACGTCGCGGCCGGCGAAGCGGTCGCCGTCGTCGGGGATTCCGGCGTCGGCAAGTCGACGCTCCTCCATATTCTGGGAGGACTCGATCTTCCGGACGACGGAACGGTCGCATTTCGAGGACGTGATCGCGTCTTTCCACGCGCGGGGGACCTGTCCGAGTACCGCAACCGCGAAGTCGGATTTATATTCCAGTTCCACCATCTGCTGCCGGAGTTCACGGCGCTCGAGAATGTCGAGATGCCGTTCCGCATCGGACGGAGGCCGGGCGATCCTTCGGGGCCGTCCCGGGAGATCTTGGAGCGGCTCGGATTGGCGGATCGATTGACGCATCGCCCCTCGGCACTCTCGGGGGGCGAGCAGCAGCGAGTGGCCATCGCGCGAGCGGTGGCGCCGGGTCCGGCGGTTGTCCTGGCGGACGAGCCGACAGGAAACCTCGACCCCGGGACGGGAGCGGCGGTGTTCGAGATGCTGCGGAGTCTCCAGGAGGAGCGCCGTTTCGCGCTCGTCGTCGCGACGCACAGCGAGCGTGTCGCGCACGGCTGCGACCGCATGCTCCGTCTCGTCGAAGGCCGGCTCCGTGCGATGGAGGAGGGCGAGGCGACGCGCTATTTCGGAGGCGAAGGGGCGGACGGGGCCGACGTAGAGTAG
- the pssA gene encoding CDP-diacylglycerol--serine O-phosphatidyltransferase — MAGRRKLSRGIYLLPTLFTTGNLCCGFFSLIESAHGRFEQAALLIVAAGILDGLDGRIARLTGTTSEFGVEFDSLADIASFGIAPAFLAYEWALIPFHRVGWLVAFLFVACAATRLARFNIQHGSTDKKFFVGLPSPAAAWAVATVAIAFPDPPTQLGWSVLVGVLVASAAFLMVSRIRYRSFKGLDLKSRRSYLAVPLLVLILVALLSHPRSIMIVAGAYLLWGPAAWFTAWLMRGRAVTERTVPEEMPHGTR; from the coding sequence ATGGCCGGCCGGCGCAAGCTCAGTCGTGGCATCTATCTCCTGCCCACCCTGTTCACGACCGGCAACCTCTGCTGCGGCTTCTTCAGCCTGATCGAGTCCGCGCACGGACGCTTCGAGCAAGCGGCCCTCCTCATCGTCGCGGCCGGGATCCTCGACGGGCTCGACGGCCGCATCGCCCGCCTCACCGGGACGACGTCGGAATTCGGTGTCGAGTTCGACTCCCTGGCGGACATCGCGTCGTTCGGCATCGCGCCGGCGTTCCTCGCCTACGAGTGGGCGCTCATCCCGTTCCACCGCGTGGGGTGGCTCGTCGCGTTCCTCTTCGTCGCGTGCGCGGCCACACGGCTGGCGCGCTTCAACATCCAGCACGGCTCGACCGACAAGAAATTCTTCGTCGGGCTTCCGTCGCCCGCGGCCGCGTGGGCGGTCGCCACCGTCGCGATCGCCTTCCCCGATCCGCCGACTCAGCTCGGATGGTCGGTCCTCGTCGGCGTGCTCGTCGCGTCCGCGGCGTTCCTCATGGTCTCGCGCATCCGTTATCGCTCGTTCAAGGGGCTCGATCTCAAGAGCCGCCGTTCGTATCTCGCCGTCCCGCTCCTCGTGCTCATCCTGGTCGCACTCCTGAGCCACCCGCGATCGATCATGATCGTCGCCGGGGCGTATCTGCTCTGGGGGCCCGCGGCGTGGTTCACCGCGTGGCTGATGCGCGGACGCGCCGTGACCGAGCGGACGGTACCGGAGGAGATGCCGCATGGCACGCGCTGA
- a CDS encoding ABC transporter permease yields MTAPYELRLAVRYLRVHRGRTFLSVITMISVAGVAVGAAALVIALSLMTGFEADMKQRILRGSADLQVLDRGAATFEDAETVRATAAAVPGVVAAAPVLFSPAMIMNDSGGSPSYAEVEGVDPSLQDRVVDFGPEAPADPLKALGATGATGRPGVVLGADLAARLAVKPGDAVRVLVPRVIQTPFAPIPRSLVLQVAGTIRTDAYPQDSQRAYVALDVIRRLLDAHGRASWIEVRLADRRRLASQKVAVGRAMGDRFVVLDLLEQNKEILKAFNTEKLFLFLAIALIVVVASLNIVSTLVLMVNDKVREIGTLTAMGAKPRSIAAVFMLQGLVIGVVGTTVGLTIGTATAWWLDAYQIMKLNPDVYFVSHVPFETRPQDVVLVGAAALVIAFCATLYPAWKAARLRPVEAIRHE; encoded by the coding sequence GTGACCGCCCCGTACGAGCTGCGTCTCGCGGTGCGCTACCTGCGCGTCCACCGCGGGCGGACGTTCCTTTCGGTGATCACGATGATCTCGGTCGCCGGCGTCGCGGTCGGCGCCGCGGCGCTCGTCATCGCCCTCTCCCTCATGACCGGCTTCGAGGCCGACATGAAGCAGCGCATCCTCCGGGGGAGCGCCGATCTGCAGGTCCTGGACCGCGGCGCGGCCACCTTCGAGGACGCGGAGACGGTTCGCGCCACCGCGGCCGCGGTGCCGGGAGTCGTCGCCGCGGCGCCGGTCCTGTTCTCGCCGGCGATGATCATGAACGACAGCGGGGGATCGCCGTCGTACGCGGAGGTCGAGGGGGTCGATCCATCGCTCCAGGACCGGGTCGTCGATTTCGGGCCCGAGGCGCCCGCCGATCCGCTCAAGGCGCTCGGCGCCACGGGGGCTACCGGCCGGCCGGGCGTCGTGCTCGGCGCCGATCTCGCGGCACGCCTCGCCGTCAAGCCCGGCGACGCCGTCCGCGTCCTCGTGCCCCGCGTGATCCAGACCCCGTTCGCGCCGATCCCCAGGAGCCTCGTTCTCCAGGTCGCCGGAACGATCAGGACCGACGCGTACCCGCAGGACTCCCAGCGAGCCTACGTGGCGCTCGACGTGATCCGCCGCCTTCTCGATGCGCACGGCCGAGCGTCGTGGATCGAGGTGCGGCTCGCCGACCGGCGCCGCCTCGCGTCGCAGAAGGTCGCGGTGGGTAGAGCGATGGGCGACCGGTTCGTCGTGCTCGACCTGCTCGAGCAGAACAAGGAGATCTTGAAGGCGTTCAACACGGAGAAGCTCTTCCTCTTCCTCGCCATCGCGCTCATCGTCGTCGTCGCGTCGCTCAACATCGTGTCGACGCTCGTGCTCATGGTGAACGACAAGGTGCGCGAGATCGGAACGCTGACCGCCATGGGCGCCAAGCCGCGATCGATCGCCGCGGTCTTCATGCTCCAGGGGCTCGTCATCGGTGTGGTGGGGACCACGGTGGGGCTCACGATCGGCACGGCCACCGCGTGGTGGCTCGATGCCTACCAGATCATGAAGCTCAACCCGGACGTCTACTTCGTCTCGCACGTCCCCTTCGAGACGCGTCCTCAAGACGTGGTGCTCGTCGGCGCCGCCGCGCTCGTCATCGCCTTCTGCGCGACGCTCTATCCCGCCTGGAAGGCCGCGCGCTTGCGTCCCGTCGAGGCGATCCGCCATGAATGA
- a CDS encoding Asd/ArgC dimerization domain-containing protein, with the protein MARAETRERIAVLGATSPAGGYLRAALAERGIPGERIELYGHGRDVAVLSEYDGEARLVQPAGDLDASGFAALFVCEEGHDANALTAAAGKGSLVVDLSGSIAAPAVPIPHPLTLLLEPLMTALHRRFELTRAGLFVLRPASDFGAPGLEELREQTVHLLRFESAPAEVFGRQLAFSVIPAHLFPAAERGAADRVAAEFRALLQAPDLDLTVSLALVPTFLGHAIAIHAALRSGDAPAVAEALAAVKTITVATDPETGSTLDAPEEAGLVVARIDDAGAGRVRLWVLGSEPGALAAERAMAAASEAGVLVNAS; encoded by the coding sequence ATGGCACGCGCTGAAACTCGCGAACGTATCGCCGTCCTGGGCGCGACGAGCCCCGCGGGGGGCTACCTGCGCGCCGCGCTCGCGGAGCGCGGCATCCCGGGAGAGCGGATCGAGCTCTACGGCCACGGAAGGGACGTCGCCGTGCTCTCCGAGTACGACGGCGAGGCCAGGCTCGTCCAGCCGGCGGGCGACCTCGACGCGTCGGGCTTCGCAGCCCTCTTCGTGTGCGAGGAGGGGCACGATGCGAACGCGCTGACGGCGGCGGCGGGGAAGGGATCGCTCGTCGTCGACCTCTCGGGCTCGATCGCGGCTCCGGCCGTTCCGATTCCGCACCCGCTCACCCTCCTGCTCGAGCCGCTCATGACGGCGCTCCACCGGCGCTTCGAGCTGACGCGCGCGGGGCTCTTCGTCCTGCGGCCGGCATCCGACTTCGGCGCCCCCGGCCTCGAGGAGCTGCGCGAGCAGACGGTGCACCTCCTCCGCTTCGAGTCGGCGCCGGCGGAGGTATTCGGCCGCCAGCTCGCCTTCAGCGTGATCCCCGCGCATCTCTTTCCCGCCGCCGAGCGCGGAGCCGCCGATCGCGTCGCGGCGGAGTTCCGGGCGCTCCTGCAGGCCCCGGACCTGGACCTCACGGTGTCGCTCGCGCTCGTGCCGACGTTCCTCGGCCACGCGATCGCGATCCACGCTGCGCTCCGCTCCGGCGACGCGCCGGCCGTCGCCGAGGCGCTCGCCGCCGTGAAGACCATCACGGTCGCGACCGACCCCGAGACCGGATCGACGCTCGACGCGCCGGAGGAGGCGGGGCTCGTCGTCGCGCGCATCGACGACGCCGGTGCCGGCCGCGTGCGGCTCTGGGTCCTCGGCTCCGAGCCCGGCGCGCTCGCCGCCGAGCGCGCGATGGCGGCGGCGTCCGAAGCCGGAGTGCTCGTGAACGCGTCGTGA